CCGTGGCTGGGATTCTTGCCGCGATGCCAAAGTCGGTATCTAGAGTGTCTCTTACCAGCTTTGCTGTAGAACTTGGATGCCAATAGCCTCAATATCGTTATCTTAATATTTACCATGCTTGCCAACGTTATTTATATACCAGTGTTTACGGAGTGGTTCGCTTATCTGGATTGCTCTTGTGGTATGGAGTGTGCATACAGACGTGTGTTTTACCTCTCCTGCAGTGTATCTACGGCTGTTATGTGCATTCTGCGATCCTACCAACGTTCCACCGACGCTGTTATTGGCTACTACAGGTATGTCTGCGTTATACATGTCGTCTTTTAAATTTCTTTGAAGATCCGGGTTTCTGTGAGTCTGCATCGTTTGTGTCGTTTGTTAAAGTGAAAAGTAGCTTCTTTGTGTCTGTGAAGAGCTGAGAAGTtcaaagtttaaaaaaaaaggaaaataccCGTACACACACCAAAGGAAGGACGCAGCATGAAGCGCTGTGTCTCTCCCctgtgtatgtgcgtgtgtttgtgtttCAGAGATTTGAAAGGAGTAATGTACCAACATGCTCAGAAGACACTTTGTTTGGTATACGTATACCCTGAAGCTTGGGACAGGGCAAATGAGCTATGTAGCGTTTGCATCGACTGCACCGCTTGTGTCGTCTGTATGGCATATGTTTCTTGTGATTGCTAATCGGCTGATATGCTATCAGCGGTGTGTTCAGTACGGTGGCTTGCTGGGCTACATAGTTGGCACTTGAGTAGAACCGGCTGAAGGACGAGCACAAGGGGACGGAATAGACAGAACAGTGCTGGACTCACAACTGACATTTATTGAAAAGAAGCAACTTCAAACAGAAGACACTGCGCATATGCATGACTGTGCACaatgaaccctcgttaatatgacccccgataatctgagatgcgcgctttacgaccatatactcctggggaacaatttagtgaaacctctgcaaatccaccccgttaatatgacaattcagcgttgtgaccaaaattttcgggaacgagcacggtcataataacgagggttcgctGTATACAGTgagccctcgttaatatgacccccgataatctgacattctcgctttacgaccatactcccggggaacaatttagtggaacctctgcaaatcccccccccccgttaatatgacaattccgcattatgaccaaaattttcgggaacgaccatggtcataataacgagggttcactgtaaccAACCTACAAAAGCGGTACCTTTGCTTTGAAAAGAATCTGATGCAgctataaaaaaaaagctcgaGAAAGCTGTAAGACCGAAAATAAGGAAACTATAGTGGTGACGTCACGTGGCAATGTTTCTTGCACGCTGTCTTACAGAATCCGGACATAGTACTGGTGCATTATTTGAACGTCCCGTACAGTGACGACAACAAGATGGTAATCGCCCCGAGCTTGAGCTACTGCGCTGACAAGAAAGAGTGGACGAAAGAGGAGCTCGTCTCCCAACTCAAGCCTATGTGTAAGCCATGCCATCTTACTATGACAGGTATTCTGCTGTGACATGCACACTGTTGTTCTCCTAACTTGATTTCGAAAATTTCTTCAAATAAATGACGTGACATTGACACCCTGCATCAAGTTGCATGAAGCTTCAATGACGGGATGAAGACAGGTACCATGCGTAGAGCGGGTTTCACCGCATAACGGAATCGTTGTGAGGAGGAGCCGACTTTACAATCACCGTTattttctaaagcgagctttGCCTCGTAACGTATCTGCTCTGCagacaaagcacgctttacaggctaACACGTGTCCTGCACCAGCTTACATCCCCATGAAACGTAAATTCTCAATGCGTTGCGGATCTTGCTGTTATTAGAACtctcaaattattattattttctgtGTTACAGTTTATAGTGAAAATGAGCCAGACCTCAACAATGAGCTTGAGATTTCGGTGAGTATCACGCACAAAGTTTGTACGCATCTCCTGTGATTACCGTGACATAATTACATTTTACATTTTAAATTACGATGAACATTCACTTTACCGTTAATTTAACGATGGACAATTTATGCGAGCGATACATGTTTGTTGGCACAATAATGTTACCCTTCGGAATTGCACCTCCTCTAGACGGCCGAGACAGTAGAAGCTATCGTGCAGCAGCTTATGGAAAAGCAACGGGCCAAAAACACAGCACGCACCCACGAGTGCCCCTGCGACTCCACCACAAAGGCCACCCCTTCTCCGGCATCCTCAACAGCCACCACCTCATCCAACTCACCCACATCATCCTCAACATCAACCATTGCCGAGGCACCCACCACATCCACAACCTCCTCGACCTCAACGAAAAAATGTGCCCATACCCTCCATCGCATCATCTCACCCAAGACCCGAGGAGGCGCCGTCACGTCCACCTCTGTCGCGACGCAGCCTTCCTCGCTGGTCGCTCAACAGAAACTGGAAGGACGAACTGGTGTCATCCTCGCCGCCACTACACCGGTCAGGTCACTGGATGGACGCGAAGCCGGGGCATCGACGACGACCGCCGCGACAACGTCGTTCATCCTCAACCTGTCTCAGCTCCAAGGAGGTGGTGGACTTCTCATCCTCAACAGCGCTGCTGCAGCTACGGGCTTGACATCTGCTTCAGTTACGCCGGTCACTCTGCTCTGTGGAGGCCAGGAGACAACGGTGGTGACGGAGTCGGCGACGACCTCGGCCGCGGTGACGACGTCGACGACCGTCTTGACGACGTCGGCATCGACGACTCCGCCGTGTTCGGTGTCGTCGTCGAATTCCACGACTGTCGTTGAGACTGTTCAAGCGACGGAGATGAAAGTAGAGGACACGACGGTTAGTGAGAGTAGGCAGGGTGGAAACATGGAGAGTACATTGTGCAACGATGACGTCGATTTCGGCCCAACGCCTACGTCAGAGAGCGCCGCGACTAAAGACCCTGACTTGAGTAGTATACTAGGCGAGGAAAAAGAGCACACGGGAATTGGGCTTTTCGACGACTCGCTCGACCTGTCGCACGATGGCATACAAAAAACTCTCTCGGCTAATCTCATCCAGAGGAGAAGACCGTCTTCAGATTCGTCCTCAGGCGGTGTTCTAGTTAAAAGTGAGCCTAGCGTCGGTTGTATTGAAACGGATCCTGTAGATTTGAACCCCATGGACTTCATCGACAATGATATCTCTACGCCAGATGAAGAAGTTTTTAATCTGGACACTTTTGATATGTTGACCGATTTGCCGAATTGGGATGACTTCAACTCGGACCTCACGGCTACGTCGGCGCTGACGTCATCGTCCACGTCGATAGGGCTGGGCTCTTCGTTGCAGACGACTGTGACTGCAGCTCACAAGGCTCCGAGTACGCAGTCCCATTATGGCATGACATATCGAGAAGGCACAGCGAACATCACGGATTATTCGCCCGATTGGTCTTATACAGAGGTGAGCCACTGAGATCTCTAAGGTAGTAACCATGCTACACAGCTAATAAAGTACTTCGTAACGGTTCACTGTGGACCCAAATACGGTCGAACgtcgatataacgaaattcaCGGGGATTGCGATTTCTTTCGTTATGCCGCATTTGGTTAAATTTGAAAAGATTTATGCTGTGACAAGCAGGAGATAAGCGAGCCCACAGTTTGATGCTCTACTTCTTTATGCTTCAACATGTGAAGTCCTTTTACTTCATATGATTCGTACAACTCAAGTTGTGCTGCATAGTGACTAACAATTCTACCTGCAGGGTGGCGTGAAGGTACTGATAACAGGCCCGTGGTACTCATCATCGTCTCCATATACAATACTGTTTGATGGAGTCAGTGTCCCCACTACACTGGTGCAAAGTGGCGTCCTGCGTTGCTTCTGCCCTGGTGAGGTGCTCGTGCCTAGCTATACTTCGGGACAGGTTAACTCCTGCAGGTATAACTCCGCCTACAAATCCTACTACGTCCGTGATTGGCTTGGGTTGGCAGATGTGATGTACTTAGAGCACATTTGCATGCTTTTAAAGCAAGCGCGAAAAATATTTGCCCTGACAAAACATGTTGAGTGAACTCCCCAGTACCTCGCCTTTTCGTATGCCCCAGAGCCATCTGGCATGTTCTGGAGTCATTAAATCAGTTTTGCTTCAGAGTAGCGAGACTGAGTTCCAAGGGTGAGCAGGATAGGCAAGACGAGACCGTTTTGTTTCTGTGCTGTGCTAGTATCACCTAACGGCGTTCACAATGCCATCTATGGAGTACCCTtcaaaatgtgtgtgtgtcgaCGGTCTCTTGGACAATACTTAGCTGATGCCGCACAACATTCACACATGCTTCTCTAATGCGCGGCCTCCACGGCGAGCATTGTTATAACATACATGCCTTCGCCTTGTGCTaatatacccaagcagcactgTCAGCCCAATtctggaccaagattggaccagtattgggtcagtattgccaatattgggccagtattggaccaatataggcaatgtcggcccaattctaaaccaatattgggccaagatgttgtgctgcttgggtacccaagcagcacaacaaatCGGCcccatattggcccaatatcggcAAATACTgtcccaatattggttcaatattgggcaaagacttgctgcttgggtatgttAGCTGTCGCCTCAACAGGGGATGGCGCTTGTGCGGAacggaaacaagatggcttCCCTGCTCACCTGTGGAGCTCAGTGTTGCTACTCTAAAGTGATGCAATGTGCAAACTACATTCTCCGCAGGCGGAGATAGACCTCTGTGCCTGCAGCTCTTGAGTTGTCTCGGAGTATAGTGCTCTGCTTAGTGAACCGCACAGTTTCGGTACTCATATTCGCCTTGTTCTTAAAGCTCACGAAGCAGGTCTGGTGACACTCCAAGTGGCATGTGAGGGGTTTGTCATCTCCAACTCGGTCATATTCGAGTACCGGGAACAACCCCCCGTGGCCAGTCAAAAGACAAAAGATTGGTTCGGAGTGGAAGGTGGGTTGTCCAGCACTTAACAATTGTGTCTCATATgcgttttctttcgtttttaaCAGAGAGTGCGTTGAAGTTCTCGCTCCTGGAGAGGTTAGAGATGATTGAGGCCAGATTGATGTTTGGTGGGAAGGGTTCAAGTGGCGGTCTCTTTCCAGGGATCTTGGTGCAGGTAAACTGCCTTTGAATACCAGTCTGGTAGTTTCAGTAACTGAGTATAATAGTCCAGCGGAGTGATATAACATGGTACGATATATCAGTTACATCTTTGCTTGTGTACATGTGCAGTGTGTACATGTGTATCTTCAGCTTGTGTACACGTGCAACCCAGAGAAGCTGTGAGGCTGGGGGAAGGTATCTTTCGTGTGTGTGAAAGACACATGCAGCACAAAATAAAGGTTGAGGCACGTGCTTGCACTCCACCGTGTCACTCATAGTATCAAGCCGCGGAGTTGCAAAGATTTGTAAatgaacttttcttcacaccttgCCATGCTTCTTGCCTTCTGTTGCCACGCTTAGAGAAATTTGGACGCGATTATTCCGATTTACGACGCAGCCCAGTAAAGTGCGAAGTGGCAACGAACACTCGAGCAGACACTTACTGTAGTCAGTTTCAAACACTCAAGGAATAGCTGGCACCATATTTGTGGAACCGTTATTTGATTTTTCCTTCAAGCAATTCAACCTCTTGTTGCACAATGTGGCCGGTCCTTGACTTCCTGTTGCGACATCTTCCAGGGATTTGTGGACAAACAGCGACCGTTTGAGGAACGTCTGGTGTCTCTGTGCCAAGAGCTGCAGGAAGGCACATGGGTGGCCCGAGGAGACGCATCGCCCGTGAAGGCGGTCTCGCATCCGGACCTCACTCTGCTTCACTTGGCAGCTGCCCTGGGTTTTGCCCGTCTTGCCTGCGCACTCCTACGGTGGCGTCACGATAATTCCTCTTTGACGCTCGAAGCCGAAGTGGACGCTCTGCGGAGAGATCGGAACGACTGCACGCCATTGGTGAGAGATACGATAGTGGGCAGGTCAACCAGAGGGCAGAGTGGCGGTCACAGTGGGGGAGTGTTGTCGCCTTCCTTTCTAGTCAAGTTTTCAGCATTCCACCGAGATATGTGGTACACATTCGCGGATGTGTACGATATGTAGCCATCAGGTTGTGTCTAGGCTGGAAAAGACGTCCATCCCTAAGGACATTTGCGATTAGCTCACTTGCATTCCAAATGTTGAGTCAAAGTTACTTCTAGCCCACCTCTTAAGAAACACTGTATGTGAGGCACCGCTCTCCCAAAAGCAGGGTCTGTTACTGAAAATAATGGCATTTCCGATTCTgtttgcagtagttaaaaaattactttttgtttctgtttccgcCTGCGTTTCCAgacgattttcggtagcggtttTCAGTTTTCATTACCATAGCAGAATTAAATTTCTCTTTCTGTTTCCCAGGCTATATTCGATGCTGGTTTCTGTTTCCTTGAGATCATTCCGTGTGCTCTCTGCATTCTATCATTTTACCGGTCCCTGCACCTTGTAGCAACACAGTGTGAACGGAGGGATAGTACTATTGAATGGAAACACTGGAGACGTCAGGGATGTAATATGTTAacttaaattaaattaaatttaaaaaCGACGGAGAAGGAGTATTACGTGAGGTGAATTTGGTTTCCATTACCGTCCTTGAATTTGGTTTCGTTTAGGTTTCTAGTAATGAAAACAACAATAATTTAgtttctgttttcgtttccTGTGGAATTCCAGTGGTGAGCTTTTCACGTTTCCGTTACCAGTAACCAACCCTGCCCAAAAAGATATTGGCTGGGACTGCCACTATGCACTCATTGGCCAAGAACCTGTACGATGATTGCTACATATTTCTGGATGATTTATCTGCTACTAATGACTGATTCTCACTTACATACTTGAAGAAGTTGAGGAACGTTGATGTAATTGTTCCAGCACTGGGCATGTGGCAGGGGTCACCGTGAAGTTGCACTGCTGTTGCACCAGTGGAACAGCTCTGCTCTCAAGTTGGTGAATGCAGAGGGTCAGTCGCCCACCCAAGTGGCCCACAGTGAAGGACATTCCTGTTTGGCCGAGGAGATTGAACAGGCTGCCAGGAAGCACCAGCAGTCACAGCAGACTGTCAGGTAGATGCCACCCCTTCACTTAAACAGATAATCACATAGTGTACCGCCGCCGTCAGGCTTAACTGTAACGCGCAAGCATATGATGCACGAGGACGTCATCG
This sequence is a window from Ornithodoros turicata isolate Travis chromosome 10, ASM3712646v1, whole genome shotgun sequence. Protein-coding genes within it:
- the LOC135370001 gene encoding calmodulin-binding transcription activator 2-like isoform X7 — protein: MAQLIHTKNPPSQSTPCTQTGGQQQQSHHLQPAAQAAQLLLKAPAVARSFFCPAVVTAATVTTASTALAKPENAKSNKDIEEGRPSLPESLETIPKADYFPTQRHRWNTNEEIAAILISFDRHEEWLSREVKIRPKSGSMLLYSRKRVRYRRDGYCWKKRKDGKTTREDHMKLKVQGTECIYGCYVHSAILPTFHRRCYWLLQNPDIVLVHYLNVPYSDDNKMVIAPSLSYCADKKEWTKEELVSQLKPMFYSENEPDLNNELEISTAETVEAIVQQLMEKQRAKNTARTHECPCDSTTKATPSPASSTATTSSNSPTSSSTSTIAEAPTTSTTSSTSTKKCAHTLHRIISPKTRGGAVTSTSVATQPSSLVAQQKLEGRTGVILAATTPVRSLDGREAGASTTTAATTSFILNLSQLQGGGGLLILNSAAAATGLTSASVTPVTLLCGGQETTVVTESATTSAAVTTSTTVLTTSASTTPPCSVSSSNSTTVVETVQATEMKVEDTTVSESRQGGNMESTLCNDDVDFGPTPTSESAATKDPDLSSILGEEKEHTGIGLFDDSLDLSHDGIQKTLSANLIQRRRPSSDSSSGGVLVKSEPSVGCIETDPVDLNPMDFIDNDISTPDEEVFNLDTFDMLTDLPNWDDFNSDLTATSALTSSSTSIGLGSSLQTTVTAAHKAPSTQSHYGMTYREGTANITDYSPDWSYTEGGVKVLITGPWYSSSSPYTILFDGVSVPTTLVQSGVLRCFCPAHEAGLVTLQVACEGFVISNSVIFEYREQPPVASQKTKDWFGVEESALKFSLLERLEMIEARLMFGGKGSSGGLFPGILVQGFVDKQRPFEERLVSLCQELQEGTWVARGDASPVKAVSHPDLTLLHLAAALGFARLACALLRWRHDNSSLTLEAEVDALRRDRNDCTPLHWACGRGHREVALLLHQWNSSALKLVNAEGQSPTQVAHSEGHSCLAEEIEQAARKHQQSQQTVSTASLPSTASQQHCGDMRRKLSLSLPLSSSANNYCVPSGSIRSVRVVARLAKRASVDSGAAGIADAESSKRSSVDSGVGDTPERLSASLPASVLAARLSSGKVDGGDAATENADTQGNSESPFIDVVGVSDEEVEMQNPVPTTGQSSSRREVHTCELGSSEAPDSRVLTLAEQIIAALPDRIKAPHVRGTEVREDAMEAEGLLHLLSSDNGGNAGVLGALVDDAPQQLLSNEFSFEFSDHNYRYCEAGTPSSSPSPASSSCLQSPGSFTLESPSPPPTTADFCEFFKASGKIMEQDFSNLTLSDKEQRELYEAAKIIQKAYRSYKGRKRQEEQEKEKAAAILIQSYYRRYKQYMYYKQITRAAAESMQQGSFHGWCSDQHKRFKKSPDGEDGMACSAAAAAFFRSYSDEKRSLSSREGTPTSSAFKRTYSQRRQHQAARKIQQFMRQSKNKLQKERALAAEREKPETVVPQHLPPKSQEQPSSAK
- the LOC135370001 gene encoding calmodulin-binding transcription activator 2-like isoform X4 — its product is MAQLIHTKNPPSQSTPCTQTGGQQQQSHHLQPAAQAAQLLLKAPAVARSFFCPAVVTAATVTTASTALAKPENAKSNKDIEEGRPSLPESLETIPKADYFPTQRHRWNTNEEIAAILISFDRHEEWLSREVKIRPKSGSMLLYSRKRVRYRRDGYCWKKRKDGKTTREDHMKLKVQGTECIYGCYVHSAILPTFHRRCYWLLQNPDIVLVHYLNVPYSDDNKMVIAPSLSYCADKKEWTKEELVSQLKPMFYSENEPDLNNELEISTAETVEAIVQQLMEKQRAKNTARTHECPCDSTTKATPSPASSTATTSSNSPTSSSTSTIAEAPTTSTTSSTSTKKCAHTLHRIISPKTRGGAVTSTSVATQPSSLVAQQKLEGRTGVILAATTPVRSLDGREAGASTTTAATTSFILNLSQLQGGGGLLILNSAAAATGLTSASVTPVTLLCGGQETTVVTESATTSAAVTTSTTVLTTSASTTPPCSVSSSNSTTVVETVQATEMKVEDTTVSESRQGGNMESTLCNDDVDFGPTPTSESAATKDPDLSSILGEEKEHTGIGLFDDSLDLSHDGIQKTLSANLIQRRRPSSDSSSGGVLVKSEPSVGCIETDPVDLNPMDFIDNDISTPDEEVFNLDTFDMLTDLPNWDDFNSDLTATSALTSSSTSIGLGSSLQTTVTAAHKAPSTQSHYGMTYREGTANITDYSPDWSYTEGGVKVLITGPWYSSSSPYTILFDGVSVPTTLVQSGVLRCFCPAHEAGLVTLQVACEGFVISNSVIFEYREQPPVASQKTKDWFGVEESALKFSLLERLEMIEARLMFGGKGSSGGLFPGILVQGFVDKQRPFEERLVSLCQELQEGTWVARGDASPVKAVSHPDLTLLHLAAALGFARLACALLRWRHDNSSLTLEAEVDALRRDRNDCTPLHWACGRGHREVALLLHQWNSSALKLVNAEGQSPTQVAHSEGHSCLAEEIEQAARKHQQSQQTVSTASLPSTASQQHCGDMRRKLSLSLPLSSSANNYCVPSGSIRSVRVVARLAKRASVDSGAAGIADAESSKRSSVDSGVGDTPERLSASLPASVLAARLSSGKVDGGDAATENADTQGNSESPFIDVVGVSDEEVEMQNPVPTTGQSSSRREVHTCELGSSEAPDSRVLTLAEQIIAALPDRIKAPHVRGTEVREDAMEAEGLLHLLSSDNGGNAGVLGALVDDAPQQLLSNEFSFEFSDHNYRYCEAGTPSSSPSPASSSCLQSPGSFTLESPSPPPTTADFCEFFKASGKIMEQDFSNLTLSDKEQRELYEAAKIIQKAYRSYKGRKRQEEQEKEKAAAILIQSYYRRYKQYMYYKQITRAAAESMQQGSFHGWCSDQHKRFKKSPDGEDGMACSAAAAAFFRSYSDEKRSLSSREGTPTSSAFKRTYSQRRQHQAARKIQQFMRQSKNNSMWEFIHGKVIAERACLSCRKREAGNGRPTAPAPKIPGTAF
- the LOC135370001 gene encoding calmodulin-binding transcription activator 2-like isoform X5, which encodes MAQLIHTKNPPSQSTPCTQTGGQQQQSHHLQPAAQAAQLLLKAPAVARSFFCPAVVTAATVTTASTALAKPENAKSNKDIEEGRPSLPESLETIPKADYFPTQRHRWNTNEEIAAILISFDRHEEWLSREVKIRPKSGSMLLYSRKRVRYRRDGYCWKKRKDGKTTREDHMKLKVQGTECIYGCYVHSAILPTFHRRCYWLLQNPDIVLVHYLNVPYSDDNKMVIAPSLSYCADKKEWTKEELVSQLKPMFYSENEPDLNNELEISTAETVEAIVQQLMEKQRAKNTARTHECPCDSTTKATPSPASSTATTSSNSPTSSSTSTIAEAPTTSTTSSTSTKKCAHTLHRIISPKTRGGAVTSTSVATQPSSLVAQQKLEGRTGVILAATTPVRSLDGREAGASTTTAATTSFILNLSQLQGGGGLLILNSAAAATGLTSASVTPVTLLCGGQETTVVTESATTSAAVTTSTTVLTTSASTTPPCSVSSSNSTTVVETVQATEMKVEDTTVSESRQGGNMESTLCNDDVDFGPTPTSESAATKDPDLSSILGEEKEHTGIGLFDDSLDLSHDGIQKTLSANLIQRRRPSSDSSSGGVLVKSEPSVGCIETDPVDLNPMDFIDNDISTPDEEVFNLDTFDMLTDLPNWDDFNSDLTATSALTSSSTSIGLGSSLQTTVTAAHKAPSTQSHYGMTYREGTANITDYSPDWSYTEGGVKVLITGPWYSSSSPYTILFDGVSVPTTLVQSGVLRCFCPAHEAGLVTLQVACEGFVISNSVIFEYREQPPVASQKTKDWFGVEESALKFSLLERLEMIEARLMFGGKGSSGGLFPGILVQGFVDKQRPFEERLVSLCQELQEGTWVARGDASPVKAVSHPDLTLLHLAAALGFARLACALLRWRHDNSSLTLEAEVDALRRDRNDCTPLHWACGRGHREVALLLHQWNSSALKLVNAEGQSPTQVAHSEGHSCLAEEIEQAARKHQQSQQTVSTASLPSTASQQHCGDMRRKLSLSLPLSSSANNYCVPSGSIRSVRVVARLAKRASVDSGAAGIADAESSKRSSVDSGVGDTPERLSASLPASVLAARLSSGKVDGGDAATENADTQGNSESPFIDVVGVSDEEVEMQNPVPTTGQSSSRREVHTCELGSSEAPDSRVLTLAEQIIAALPDRIKAPHVRGTEVREDAMEAEGLLHLLSSDNGGNAGVLGALVDDAPQQLLSNEFSFEFSDHNYRYCEAGTPSSSPSPASSSCLQSPGSFTLESPSPPPTTADFCEFFKASGKIMEQDFSNLTLSDKEQRELYEAAKIIQKAYRSYKGRKRQEEQEKEKAAAILIQSYYRRYKQYMYYKQITRAAAESMQQGSFHGWCSDQHKRFKKSPDGEDGMACSAAAAAFFRSYSDEKRSLSSREGTPTSSAFKRTYSQRRQHQAARKIQQFMRQSKNNMWEFIHGKVIAERACLSCRKREAGNGRPTAPAPKIPGTAF
- the LOC135370001 gene encoding calmodulin-binding transcription activator 2-like isoform X6; this translates as MAQLIHTKNPPSQSTPCTQTGGQQQQSHHLQPAAQAAQLLLKAPAVARSFFCPAVVTAATVTTASTALAKPENAKSNKDIEEGRPSLPESLETIPKADYFPTQRHRWNTNEEIAAILISFDRHEEWLSREVKIRPKSGSMLLYSRKRVRYRRDGYCWKKRKDGKTTREDHMKLKVQGTECIYGCYVHSAILPTFHRRCYWLLQNPDIVLVHYLNVPYSDDNKMVIAPSLSYCADKKEWTKEELVSQLKPMFYSENEPDLNNELEISTAETVEAIVQQLMEKQRAKNTARTHECPCDSTTKATPSPASSTATTSSNSPTSSSTSTIAEAPTTSTTSSTSTKKCAHTLHRIISPKTRGGAVTSTSVATQPSSLVAQQKLEGRTGVILAATTPVRSLDGREAGASTTTAATTSFILNLSQLQGGGGLLILNSAAAATGLTSASVTPVTLLCGGQETTVVTESATTSAAVTTSTTVLTTSASTTPPCSVSSSNSTTVVETVQATEMKVEDTTVSESRQGGNMESTLCNDDVDFGPTPTSESAATKDPDLSSILGEEKEHTGIGLFDDSLDLSHDGIQKTLSANLIQRRRPSSDSSSGGVLVKSEPSVGCIETDPVDLNPMDFIDNDISTPDEEVFNLDTFDMLTDLPNWDDFNSDLTATSALTSSSTSIGLGSSLQTTVTAAHKAPSTQSHYGMTYREGTANITDYSPDWSYTEGGVKVLITGPWYSSSSPYTILFDGVSVPTTLVQSGVLRCFCPAHEAGLVTLQVACEGFVISNSVIFEYREQPPVASQKTKDWFGVEESALKFSLLERLEMIEARLMFGGKGSSGGLFPGILVQGFVDKQRPFEERLVSLCQELQEGTWVARGDASPVKAVSHPDLTLLHLAAALGFARLACALLRWRHDNSSLTLEAEVDALRRDRNDCTPLHWACGRGHREVALLLHQWNSSALKLVNAEGQSPTQVAHSEGHSCLAEEIEQAARKHQQSQQTVSTASLPSTASQQHCGDMRRKLSLSLPLSSSANNYCVPSGSIRSVRVVARLAKRASVDSGAAGIADAESSKRSSVDSGVGDTPERLSASLPASVLAARLSSGKVDGGDAATENADTQGNSESPFIDVVGVSDEEVEMQNPVPTTGQSSSRREVHTCELGSSEAPDSRVLTLAEQIIAALPDRIKAPHVRGTEVREDAMEAEGLLHLLSSDNGGNAGVLGALVDDAPQQLLSNEFSFEFSDHNYRYCEAGTPSSSPSPASSSCLQSPGSFTLESPSPPPTTADFCEFFKASGKIMEQDFSNLTLSDKEQRELYEAAKIIQKAYRSYKGRKRQEEQEKEKAAAILIQSYYRRYKQYMYYKQITRAAAESMQQGSFHGWCSDQHKRFKKSPDGEDGMACSAAAAAFFRSYSDEKRSLSSREGTPTSSAFNSIISLRRTYSQRRQHQAARKIQQFMRQSKNKLQKERALAAEREKPETVVPQHLPPKSQEQPSSAK